The region cccccagaggggattgacgagttggaggagatggcccccagaggggggttgacgagttggaggagatggacccccagagggggttgacgagttggagatggagaTGGGCCCCaagagggggttgacgagttggagatggaggagatggacccccagaggggggttgacgagtggaggagatggacccccagagggggttgacgagttggagatggaggagatgggcccccagagggggttgacgagttggagatggaggagatgggccccagagggggttgacgagttggagatggaggagatgggcccccagaggggggttgacgagttggagatggaggagatgggcccccagaggggggttgacgagttggagatggaggagatgggcccccagaggggggttgacgagttggagatggaggagatgggcccccagaggggggttgacgagttgtagatggaggagatggcccccagagggggttgacgagttggaggtgGAGCAGATGGACCTCCAGAGGGGGGTTGACaagttggagatggaggagatggcccccagaggggattgacgagttggagatggaggagatggacccccagagggggttgacgagttgaaGATGGTTCCTCAGAGGgaggttgacgagttggagatggcccccagaggggggttgacgagttggaggagATGGACCCCCagatggagatggaggagatggcccccagagggggttgacgagttggaggagatggcccccagaggggggttgacgagttggaggagatggacccccagagggggttgacgagttggagatggagaTGGGCCCCaagagggggttgacgagttggagatggaggagatggacccccagaggggggttgacgagtggaggagatggacccccagagggggttgacgagttggagatggaggagatgggcccccagagggggttgacgagttggagatggaggagatgggccccagagggggttgacgagttggagatggaggagatgggcccccagaggggggttgacgagttggagatggaggagatgggcccccagaggggggttgacgagttggagatggaggagatgggcccccagatggagatggaggagatggcccccagagggggttgacgagttggaggagatggcccccagaggggggttgacgagttggaggagatggacccccagagggggttgacgagttggagatggaggagatgggcccccagatggagatggaggagatggcccccagagggggttgacgagttggaggagatggcccccagaggggggttgacgagttggaggagatggacccccagagggggttgacgagttggagatggaggagatgggcccccagttggagatggaggagatggcccccagagggggttgacgagttggaggagatggcccccagaggggggttgacgagtggaggacatggacccccagagggggttgacgagttggagatggaggagatgggcccccagatggagatggaggagatgggcccccagaggggggttgacgagttggagatggaggagatgggcccccagatggagatggaggagatggccccCCAGAGGGGGTTACCGAGTTGGAggagatggcccccagaggggggttgacgagttggaggagatggacccccagagggggttgacgagttggagatggagaTGGGCCCCaagagggggttgacgagttggagatggaggagatggacccccagaggggggttgacgagtggaggagatggacccccagagggggttgacgagttggagatggaggagatgggcccccagagggggttgacgagttggagatggaggagatgggcccccagaggggggttgacgagttggagatggaggagatgggcccccagaggggggttgacgagttggagatggaggagatgggcccccagaggggggttgacgagttggagatggaggagatgggcccccagaggggggttgacgagttggagatggaggagatgggcccccagaggggggttgacgagttggagatggaggagatgggcccccagaggggggttgacgagttggagatggaggagatgggccCCCAGATGGAGATGGAGGAGCTGGGCCCCCAGAGGCGGGATACTTTATTAGCTTGTGCTGTGGTTACAGAGTGATGAATATTGCTGTGTAATGCTTGTGTTACCGGCCTCAGGCCTAGGGGAAACCTGGGCACGGTACAAACCTCCGATTCCTTACAAGAGAGAGACGGACACAGAAGTTAGCGTGTGCAAAGCTCTGGCGTTCTCTttattaaatacagaaatatcaaaacatacaaaaatagCAAATATCAAAATTCAATTCACTTTAAAGTGCACAAACTAAATAAAcccatcaataaaaataaacatttaaacacagaAAGATAGGAAAACTCAAATATACTAAATTCTCCTTaaccaaatatataaatagaaaaaGATAAACTCAATAAAGCAAAATCACAATAGTCCAACAATAAATATAACACATAACCAAAATAGTaatcataatagtaataatatataataatcctAATCAAtcttaataatcataataataataataataataaacaatcctAATCaatcttaaaaataataataaactcaagTAACCCAATTCATAACATTCAACCTATAAAAACCCCAAAAGTAACTAATTACAAAAATAcccattaaatatattaacttCCCCACATTTAACCAAACAATAAgggaaaaaaagaggaaaagaaaaacacaacacaacctATTAACtatcaaatataaataacaaaaccCTTAaccaaaacccacaataaaccaAACAAAAGTAATAAACTTTAGCATCAGCCTCACAGGTACTCAACTATTTAAAAGTGCATACTGCAATTAAAGTGCTGTTCAATGAACTGAAAACATTTGCACAGCTCATTCTTCATTTAACTTCATTTAACTCCACTTACATTAGCCTTAACACAATGACCTACACAATcgcatagcatagcatagcattcATTCATAGAATTCAACGACCATGGCAACCAAGTTTGTTTGGGCTAACGCTAATGCTAACGGCGTGCGACTACCAATAGTAACGATTTACTCGACAGTATAACATACATAGCACATCGCATATGTTAAAAACCAAGCACTGCTTCCACGCTCACAGCTTTGTACACACGGCCGCTCTCCTTGTAaggtgcgccctctgctggtctGGTGCCGTTACTCTCAATAGACCgtttcaaatgaatattcatgagTCCAGGAAGTGACGTAGATGTTCCTAAGATGCCTCCGCTTGGTGGTAAACAGCGCTCAGAACAATAGCGATTGAGCACAACTGCTTCAATTCTTTTGCGCTAGTTCAGGTCTGATTTATTGACAGTATGTCTAAATTAAAGTTAGGACCATGTTGTTGGGTTGGCGGATGTTCCCTCAGGCCGGGTACAAACTTGCTTTCAGATTTCCAAAAGAACGCACAGTGAAACGCTTGGATTGCTGCTATAAATAGAGACAGCTGGATACCCACCATCAactcttataataaatgtaatatactgtatattatttcataataaatattgtgaacaaatgttctcatggtgtcttgtccctgacgtttagcttacgtgtattaaaatacgcaggcgcttaatatttgtattaatagaacagaataaacataaaccaacataagccttaaaaagtttacatttcCTTTATAATACGATGTAAAAGCCATAACTTTATAGGATTATATTTTGGggaaatatatagtatataacatactatatggaattatattaacagcttaattagcttagcttcattattaaatgacatgtaaagaaacatggttctacttttgtaatacaaaaagtaaataaactatttatgaGTACGTtgtgcttactgtaaaatatttcatgtatttccagttaggctataaaaatagtttcagcattagctaatatgttctaattcagatgagaagtaattcactgtggtttgtcatatttttatcatattataatggctcttagctcaacagacacaaaaggggagatgacacaataatgattttaataattaattgtatgcgTCCAATATGCGGTATGCTTTCACTGCctctctggtgtaaacacactccGTTTCAACAAGGTAGTGATACACGTCTGGGTCTGTTACCTCAGGCAAAGGTTTTAGGTCAGAGGAAAAACACTGACTTCTTAAATTCTCCTCAAAAGGGGCTGGTAAAGATACTTGATGATCTATCATACATTTCTGCTTATATCGCGTTTGTTCCGCGTTCGGGAGACTCGCAAAGTACGAGCTCGTCATgttgacagatggatggatgtttaaaaaTGGCGCTACCGGAAAGGCGAGAGGAACAgacatgcgcagtagcgttgttattgtttaccctCATTGAAACGGTCTTATAGTTTAGTACCTCTGTTAAACtgattgtttttaaaactaagtttattaagaaaaaaaccCAACCGAAAGAAAGgatgaaaaatgtaaaagcaCACAAAGAAAATAGCTACCCCTAAAACCCAATAAGAATGACCAAAGTGTAGAAGGGGTGTTGGTTACCATTTACTACAATTTTCAACCCCCTTACACTTGACAGTGATTTAAAAGTGCCGATtagattttatttctttagtttgtttttatacACGCGTGTTCAGTCCCCCGACTTGTTGATGCCTGACCAACCCACAGATATTGGAAAGTTTTAgctatctactttttaaaagaaTAAACTGACAGTGACTTGTAAAATTCCAACTTATAATAAATGAAACGTATGTTCTTTAATTCTGTATTGGTGAATTCTTTAAGTCAGAGCTCCCCTTTGCTCTGGGTCTAAACCAAAAAGTAGATATTGAAAGGAGGGCATCATCACTTTATGTGGTTGTTGTTGGATACTGATCTGCTCAGCTCAACAACCCTGTCCCGCCTATAAAGGTATTAAACTACACATTTACCTAACATTCACTTAAGATTTATGCTTTTTAAATTGTAATATCACCAAAAAAATCGACAAAACTAAGTTAATTTGAATAAAACTTTACTGAAGATTAGCAAAACAGTACCGGTCGCTGGAGTTTTtgggaaatgtagtttttttttacacgtAACTTGGACTACAAGCAGTGTGACGTAGCACTCCAGAGCCAATCGGAGTGAATGCGGAAGTGTTCTCTCTCCGTGTACATGCAAAGCAAAAGTCCACTGATTTAGTGAGATCTGAATGATTAGTGATGGAAGATCAGATTATTAACATGAGGAAGAGGAGAGAGGAGATTAATGATGAAGATCCAGCAGGACAAATCCAGAAAACTCAAACTGAGTGAGTGTATTGTTTAACTTATTTCAGTCTTATACAAAAGTTTGTGCCCCCCGGTGAAAATGATGTAAAAAAACCTGTACAAGAACAAACTTCTGCACAGTGTAATgcacaattactgtttatttacagaACTTAACATCTAAAAGATCACAAATGTGGCATGTGCAAACGGTACTGCAAAACCGTACAGGaagaacagatttttatttaaaaatcaacaaaacatttAATCAGGTCATGACTTTTGTTCTGTACTCTTAATTAGTTTGAacttttgtttattaaacaaGCAGAAACTCAAGAAGTCGGGGTTTTAGACAGGAGAGAAGTCATATAATTGTGATGATGTTTTGATTTGAACAGGTCTGATTCTTGTTTGGACGAATCTGAGGATCTGAGAGGAATTCATGAGGTTATAACCTTCCAACCACCTCATTTACCAGGTACAGTAACAGCCTTCATATCAGAACCAGCACTCGACTAACTGCTAATGTAGTACACACCAAACCTGAACATACCTGATATAAACAATATGTTCCACTCGTTTTCACTTTCAGCAaatcaaccccaaaacatcattgAGCTCCTCCATGTTTCATAGCAGGGACGGTGTACTAATATTTTCGGCCACGTCTGTACGTTGtaatgtttaccataaaacagacccgtgtgctgtcgggtctgttaaatatgtcacatgtcatacatgtgtaattatctgtactattatgtgtattgtgtgtactatTATGTGGACTATTATATGGACTACTATGTggatcaccaaagcaaattccttgtatgtgtaacatacctgccgaaataaagtgattctgattcttattCTGATTCTAAAgaaggatgttttttttttgtctgaaaCTCTACAGCGTGTCACTACAGTCCTGATACGACGGAGCCCATCAGCTCGGCCCTGAACTCTTTAGATGAGCTCCTGTCGTGGAAGCGCAGCGATGCAAGTCCGTTTAACGTGGCGACGGTTCCTCTGCAGGAGCGCCAGCCTTCCCTGCGGGACACGCCCATGAGGACGCTGGTCTCTCATGACATGATGGGGGGTTACCTGCACGACAGGTGAGGTGAACACGGTTGGAATACGTTCCTGCTGTGAGCGGCGGTTTTATTTGTAGGTGTTGCTACATGTGATCTACTGGATTCAGATCCGGTGACGGGGGGAAGGCGGGGGGACGTTGTCAGTAGAGTGCACTGATCTCATGGCGGTGTTGTGTGGTGTTTATTTTGGAGGTTTATTCAGGGGACAGAGGTGGACGATCCGTACGTCTTCTATCACTGGGAACACATCGACATCTTCAACTACTTCAGCCACCACATGGTGACCGTTCCACCCGCCATGTGGACCAACGCTGCCCACAAACACGCCGTCCTCTCACTGGGTGAGCCTACtcttcacttttttttattagtaatcaggaggttgctggttcaagtcccactgtTGCTCAAGTGTACGGCTGTAAAGGTTTGATTGCTTATATTGTATGTAGTCACAGGTTTAAGGCTAAATGCAAAATGAACCCAGTTTGGATATActtaaataagataagataagataatcctttattagtcccacagtgggggaaattcacagtgttgcagcaacgaagggacagtaaagcactcagtacaaaaaatagacagtaaaaagtacagtgtataacaataataataataaaaaagtcagaaaaactctgaaaaactctgaaaaaaaacaaaatatttacaaataattacacaTGGGAAAAAAAGTTGCACATTGTTCTGAATAATGAatgatttaaagtgtgtgtgtgatctgcttggagcagtgctggttatacagtctaacagcagcaggaaggaaggacctgtgATACCGCTCCTTCCCACATATGGGGTGAAGCAGTCTatcactgaaggagctgcccagtgctgccagagtctcatgcatggggtgggagtcgttctccagcatggatgccagcttggctaacatcctcctgtctcccaccacctgcactgggtctaaggggctccccaggacagagccggccctcttgataagtttgttcagtctcttcctgtccgctgtagagatgctgctgccccaacataccactccataaaagatggctgatgccaccactgtatcaaaaaaAGTCTTTAGGAGTTccccccgcactccaaatgacctcagtctcctgagtaggtagagtctgctctgaccttttttataaagtgcgttggtgttaactgaccagtccagtttgttgttgaggtgaacacccaggtacttataagagtccactctctcaatgtccattccctgGATGTTCACCGGTGGCAAGGTGGGTCTGCACCtgcggaaatccaccaccagttctttggtcttccccACGTTTAACTGGAGGTGGTTCTGCAGACACCAGTCCACGAAGTCCTGGATCAGTTCTCTGTACTCGCTGTCCTCGTCATTGTTTATAAGTCAGACAATCGCTGAGTCATCAGAGAACTTCTGGAGGTGACAGTCCGGTGATCTGTACATGAAGTCagccgtgtacagggtgaagagCAACGGTGCCAAGACCGTTCCCTGAGGGGCCCCTGTGCTGCTGACCACCATATCCGACACACAGTCCCGTGCCCTCACATACTGTGGTCTGTTGGTGAGGTAGTCCAGTATCCAGTTGGACAGGTGACTGTCCACTCCAACATGATCCAGTTTGTCTTTCAGGAGCCCCGGCCgtatggtgttaaaagcactggagaaatcGAAGAAGGTGATTCTCACAGTGCTCCCAGGTTTCTCCAGGTGAGAAAGAGCTCTGTGTAGCAGATAGATGATGGCATCATCCACACCGATGCCAGGCTGGTAAGCAAACTGAAGAGGGTCCATGGATGGGCTCACCAGAGGGCGGAGATGGTCCACTGTGCACTATGATGCAGGCTGGCACGTGCTTCCTCCAGCACAGGCAGAAGGAGGAGTGAGGAGGTGAATCTCCGCCTGGCCTCGAATCTCAAACCTACCTGGTTTCTGAGGTGTAGAAATGACGATAATGAATCAGATCTGCGTTTTGTTTTGATCCGGAAGGTTCTGAGGTTGTGATGtgggtggttgtgtgtgtgtcaggtacGTTCATCACCGAGTGGGTGGGCGGAGGGAAGACGTGCGAGGCGTTCCTGGCGGGTGAGGAGGATTACCGCGCGGTGGCTGATAAACTGGTGCAGATCGCTCACTGCTACGGGTTCGACGGCTGGTTAATAAACATCGAGAACGTTCTGAGTGTGAGAACCTGCACAGCACCAGAGTGATGGAACACGGCAACAGTTACCGGGGGGGGAgctcactctgtgtgtgtgtgtgtgtgtgtgtgtgtgtgtgtgtgtgtgtttaggccgGGGCGGTGAAACACATGGCTCCGTTCCTGCGGTATCTCACCGATCAGATGCACGAGCGAGTTCCCGGCAGTTTGGTGATCTGGTACGACAGCGTTCTGGAGGACGGAACGTTAAAGTGGCAGAACCAACTCAACCACCACAACaggttcatacacacacacacacacacacacacacatacacacactcacacacacacacacacacatatacacacacacacacacacacacacacacacacacatatacacacacacacacacacacacacacacatatacacacacatatacacacacactcaactcaaactcaaactcaaaagaagctttattggcatgacaaataaggacattcgtattgccaaagcaagttacagggaaatataaaaataagaaagaacaaaaatatacagaacagttacatgtgcaaaaaatatagaatagaataaaatattaataaaaacagtgcaaaataataacaataaaaagtataatatttacaataatgaggtagtaaaacaatcagtttgtgcgtgtgtgtgtgtatgtgtgtgtgtgtgtgtgtgtgtgtgtgtgtgtgtgtgtgtgtgtgtgtgtgtgtgtgtgtgtgtgtgtgtatgagacatggtcacccactgtccctcacctggtggcaggtgtgtgtatagagtgctgctagtgtgcagctctctctgtgctcccccagtaggtggggcagtttgtcggggtctgggagggaggtgaagttggggatgatgttgttaaatttagggaagaattgggagcggacgtggtggtacttggtacaccgggtgaggaagtgcagctccgtctctactgtactgagagtgcagtgctgacacaacctctcctcccggggcagccaggaccgggtgtgtcgccccgtctccacggccaggtcgtgtgcgctcagtgcgcacactcacacacacacacacactcacacacactcacacacacacactcacacacacacacacacacacactcacacacacacacactcacacacacacactcacacacacacacacacacacacactcacacacatatacacacacacacacacacacacacacacactcacacatatacacacacactcacacacacacacacacacacactcacacatatacacactcacacacacacactcacacacacacacacacacacacacactcacacatatacacacacactcacacacatatacacacacactcacacacacacacacacacactcacacatatacacacacacacactcacacacacacacacacacactcacacacacacacacacacactcacacacacacacatatacacacacactcacacacatacacacacacacacacactcacacacatatacactcacacacactcatacacacacactcatacacacacacacacatatacacacacacacacacactcatacacacacaagcacacacgggaactggaaatgactaaattgggagttAAAGGGAGAAAATCACAGAATATTGAGAAAGTGGAATCATGAACCGAATCAAATCATATCGAAACGAATCCAGTCGAACTGAATTAAATTTAATGGAATCAAACTgaatcatattgaaatgaatcCTGTCTAAATGAATTcaattaaatcaaatcaaattgaATCGAATGACCTGAGTGTGTCGCTACACCCCTGATTATTCTGTTTGGGATCCAAAAAGCTTTGTTCACCCCCTGTgatgtttaaataaatcactGCTTTACTCAGAAGTTTTGGGTCAGCGCTTGTACCCCAGCAGCGGATCAGATAATCAGACACGCCCGACTTGAATCGGACTGAACATTGATGGTCGTTCCTGTGACGTTTGTCGTTCTGGGTGTTCAGGGTGTTCTTCCAGGCGTGCGACGGGATCTTCACCAACTATAACTGGAAGGAGAGCAGCCTGGAGGACATGGCGTCCGACCCGGCGGCGCAGGGGCGCCTGGCAGACGTGTACGTGGGGGTGGATGTCTTCGCCAGAGGAGAGGTGGTGGGGGGGAAGTTCGAAACGAATAAGGTGACAGTTTAACAGCTCACACACACCAGTCACCTGTGGGATGAATCGGGATGCTGATTTTGCTCCGTGTCTCTCAGGCTCTGGAGCTGGTACGTAAGCACGGCTTCTCGGCAGCGCTCTTCGCCCCCGGGTGGGTGTACGAGTGCCACGACAAGACGGAGTTCCTCACGAACCAGGATAAGTGAGTCGGACGTTTTATTTTTAACACTCGCTTtgtactggtcagggttgcggtgggtgctGGGGACACCATAGAACGATCGGCTCGTccgagggtctctgtgcagcgccgtcgatcagccaacagagggcGGAATtgctgcagtgatgagaaatcCCCTCCGGCAGCAATtccgccctctgctggctgatcagagACAGAAGCTAACTGAGATCATCGTGCGCGATATGGATCTCCATGTAAATTCAGGTGTTTGCTAAACACTTCTGATCCTTTTTTATTCCTGCTTGGTGTGTTCAGGTTTTGGGGGCTGTTATCAGACGTCCTCTACGCTCACCGCCCGGCGTGTCCTCTACCCTTCACTTCCTCCTTATGTCGGGGGTTCGGGAAACGTTTCTACTGGAGAGGAAAGGTCAGGAGAACCTgtttcacccccccccccccccccccccttttaatCCCCCCCCGCTacgaggtgtccacatacttttggctgtacggtgtgtgtgtgtgtaggtggagcAGGAACGAACCTGGTTTAATCTGAGCGCCCAGCAGCTTCAGCCTCTGTATGTAAAGCAGGATGTGAATGGCGGGGGCTGGTACACCACCCGCGGGTGCTCTCAGGAGGTGTGGGCGGGTGGAAGTGCACTCCTGCTGGAGGGTTCCATGACCAAATCGTGCTCCAAGATCTGTGCCAGGTACCCGCCGTCCACCCCCTTGTGGAACGTCGCAGGATGACGAGATGCTGAAGTTCTCATCCTGGTTCTGATCTTGTGCTGTAGGATCTTCTCCCTGCACGTGCCGTTGCCCTCCCGGAGCTTCATCTCGCTGGTCTACAGGGTGTCGGGGGGCGTGAACGTCTCTCTGGAGCTCAGAACCCTGGACGCGGCGCTCTGTGTCGACGCGGCGTCTCCGGACTGTGAGTTCTGCCTTCTTTTATTTAAGTGTTCAGATTACAGAACGTGGGCGCTGGGGTGGTGGGGCAGGCTCTGATACCCGGGGTCTCGTCTCTGGGGTGCCACgattggccgtgtctgagggagggagggttggACAGGTGTAACCATGTTGCTGCCCCTGCAACAGTGCCCTCTAGAGTTGAGTGGTGGTGGAACatgtgagtgtagtgtgttctGTACAGGAGTTCACAGCCTGTGCAACCACCCAGCAACACCTTAGCAACCGCTTAACCAAATGTTAGCAATGAACCCGCTACCACAGCAGCCCCCTAGcaacaccttagcaaccacctTAGAAAACCTTAACAATTTTGGCAACCACCTTAGTGTCTGCAAACTGTCTGCTAAAGTGCACTCGCATTCacatgtgatttgggacacagccacttTTAATGGCTTTGTAATTTTGAGCTTCGTCTTTGTTCCTCTCTaatgagtgtgcgtgtgtgtgtgtgtgtgtgtgtgtgtgtttctgcatgtgtgtgtgtgtgtgtgtgtgtgtgtgtttctgcatgtgtgtgtgtgtttctgcgtgtgtttctgcatgtgtgtgtgtgtgtgtgtgtgtgtgtgtttctgcatgtgtgtgtgtgtgtgtgtttctgcgtgtgtttctgcatgtgtgtgtgtgtgtgtgtgtgtttttgtgtgtgtgtgtttctgtgtgtgtgtgtttctgtgtgtgtgtgtgtttttgtgtgtgtgtgtttttgtgtgtgtgtgtttttgtgtgtgtgtgtttctgtgtgtgtgtgtttctgtgtgtgtttgtgtgtgtgtgtgtgtgtgtgtgtgtgtgtttctgcgtgtgtgtgtgtgtgtttctgcatgtgtgtgtgtgtgtgtttctgtgtgtgtgtgtgtgtgtttctgcgtgtgtttctgcatgtgtgtgtgtgtgtgtgtgtgcatgtgtgtgtgtgcgtttctgcatgtgtgtgtgtgtttctgtgtgtgtgtgtgtgtgtgtttctgcatgtgtatgtgtgtgtgtttctgcatgtgtgtgtgtgtgtttttctgcatgtgtgtgtgtgtttctgcatgtgtgtgtgtgtgtgtgtgtgtgcatgtgtgtgtgcatgtgtgtgtgtgcatgtgtgtgtgtgtgtgtgtgtgtgtgtttctgcatgtgtgtgtgtgtgtgtgtgtttctgcatgtgtgtgtgtgtgtgtttctgcatgtgtgtgtgtgtgtgtgtgtgtgtgtgtgtgtttctgcatgtgtgtgtgtgtgtgtgcatgtgtgtgtgtgtgtgtgtgcatgtgtgtgtgtgtgtgtgtgtgtgtgtttctgcatgtgtgtgtgtgtgtgtgtgtgtgtttctgcatgtgtgtgtgtgtgtgtgcatgtgtgtgtgtgtgtgtgtgtgtgcatgtgtgtgtgtgtgtgtgtgtgtgtgtgtgtgtttctgcatgtgtgtgtgtgtgtgtgtgtgtgtttctgca is a window of Trichomycterus rosablanca isolate fTriRos1 chromosome 22, fTriRos1.hap1, whole genome shotgun sequence DNA encoding:
- the engase gene encoding cytosolic endo-beta-N-acetylglucosaminidase — protein: MEDQIINMRKRREEINDEDPAGQIQKTQTESDSCLDESEDLRGIHEVITFQPPHLPACHYSPDTTEPISSALNSLDELLSWKRSDASPFNVATVPLQERQPSLRDTPMRTLVSHDMMGGYLHDRFIQGTEVDDPYVFYHWEHIDIFNYFSHHMVTVPPAMWTNAAHKHAVLSLGTFITEWVGGGKTCEAFLAGEEDYRAVADKLVQIAHCYGFDGWLINIENVLSAGAVKHMAPFLRYLTDQMHERVPGSLVIWYDSVLEDGTLKWQNQLNHHNRVFFQACDGIFTNYNWKESSLEDMASDPAAQGRLADVYVGVDVFARGEVVGGKFETNKALELVRKHGFSAALFAPGWVYECHDKTEFLTNQDKFWGLLSDVLYAHRPACPLPFTSSLCRGFGKRFYWRGKVEQERTWFNLSAQQLQPLYVKQDVNGGGWYTTRGCSQEVWAGGSALLLEGSMTKSCSKICARIFSLHVPLPSRSFISLVYRVSGGVNVSLELRTLDAALCVDAASPDYRSVNPVLLDDDDEQVKQLNQEERSDGWITRCFQLDQSGCVLGEVCVDVCRDDGGSEEDLSFTCRIGEISVWDADTPLVPPRPLPSVCVYDVVWRKPRPDGKVYLSATLRWRYRAELVRFFRVYRRHVRGPDPRIGRGPAVPIGRAYSPLYRVVELEVEHTSGVMELLVEPVSWGGVGVPESQWGRKTLSYTHSA